The following are encoded together in the Phocoena sinus isolate mPhoSin1 chromosome 11, mPhoSin1.pri, whole genome shotgun sequence genome:
- the GUCA1A gene encoding guanylyl cyclase-activating protein 1 produces the protein MGNIIDGKSVEELSSTECHQWYKKFMTECPSGQLTFYEFRQFFGLKNLSPWASQYVEQMFETFDFNKDGYIDFMEYVAALSLVLKGKVEQKLRWYFKLYDVDGNGCIDRDELLTIIRAIRTINPCSDSTMTAEEFTDTVFSKIDVNGDGELSLEEFMEGVQKDKMLLDTLTRSLDLTRIVRRLQNGEQDEEGAGGRESEAAEAAG, from the exons ATGGGGAACATTATAGACGGTAAGTCGGTGGAGGAGCTGAGCAGCACCGAGTGCCACCAGTGGTACAAGAAGTTCATGACCGAGTGCCCCTCCGGCCAGCTCACCTTCTACGAGTTCCGCCAGTTCTTCGGCCTCAAGAACCTGAGCCCGTGGGCCAGCCAGTACGTGGAGCAGATGTTTGAGACCTTTGACTTCAACAAA GACGGCTACATCGACTTCATGGAGTACGTGGCGGCGCTGAGTCTTGTCCTCAAGGGGAAGGTGGAACAGAAGCTGCGCTGGTACTTCAAGCTCTACGACGTGGACGGCAACGGATGCATCGACCGCGACGAGCTTCTCACCATCATCCGG gCCATCCGAACCATTAACCCCTGCAGCGACTCGACCATGACCGCAGAGGAGTTCACCGATACAGTGTTCTCCAAGATTGACGTCAATGGGGATG GGGAACTCTCCCTGGAGGAGTTCATGGAGGGCGTCCAGAAGGACAAGATGCTCTTGGACACGCTAACCCGAAGCCTGGACCTTACCCGCATTGTGCGCAGGCTCCAGAATGGAGAGCAGGATGAGGAGGGAGCTGGTGGCAGGGAAAGTGAGGCAGCGGAAGCAGCTGGCTAA